A genomic segment from Micromonospora echinaurantiaca encodes:
- a CDS encoding ricin-type beta-trefoil lectin domain protein — translation MLTGPATPATAADRPAIQPLPANLEAIRAAEATALYGTPAIRPIEQRRTALITMGDSEISGEGVGNYVPGTHEPGNWCDRSYDQAVFRTGIAADEKYNIACSGATPWNLIRGGPTQHNELNQGDHLAIKARNTHLKLIWVVVGANGDGTIQFGPVATDCTIRRVFFQGPCYPTYTDQWTIRTDGSRRAVEDALTDIRRTMTDAGYLRSDYELVLMSYPSPGSPDVEDNPNFPGWYAGGCLLYLADAAFARNKAVPLFETAIRAAATNTGTRYLDASRLFHGHEVCTDNTSVRGLYIEVGIWDENAARQSFHPNYRGHGMFAQCITQFWNSGQQRATCVDPASTGGGVLYPGLFEFKQLRNVATGTCVDGKGYDSRNGTPQQSYGCHGGRNQGFWYDPTRQSLHSELSHDRCLDVAGGTLSAGTAVNIYDCHGGANQKFVLAGNQLKVAGNTNLCLAFDSPWLGSPRLRLATCSTSTRQQWSFESRNFANPVGYGHDDFIGSRVY, via the coding sequence ATGCTCACCGGTCCGGCCACGCCCGCCACCGCGGCGGACCGCCCGGCCATCCAGCCACTCCCCGCGAACCTGGAGGCGATCCGTGCCGCCGAGGCCACCGCGCTCTACGGCACACCCGCCATCCGCCCGATCGAACAGCGCCGCACCGCGCTGATCACCATGGGCGACAGCGAGATCTCGGGTGAGGGAGTGGGCAACTACGTCCCCGGCACCCACGAACCCGGCAACTGGTGCGACCGCTCGTACGACCAGGCGGTGTTCCGCACCGGCATCGCCGCCGACGAGAAGTACAACATCGCCTGCTCCGGGGCGACCCCGTGGAACCTGATCCGGGGCGGGCCGACCCAGCACAACGAGCTGAACCAGGGTGACCACCTGGCGATCAAGGCACGGAACACGCACCTCAAGCTGATCTGGGTGGTGGTCGGCGCGAACGGCGACGGCACTATCCAGTTCGGCCCGGTGGCCACCGACTGCACCATCCGCCGGGTCTTCTTCCAGGGCCCGTGCTACCCCACGTACACCGACCAGTGGACGATCCGCACCGACGGCAGCCGGCGGGCGGTCGAGGACGCGCTCACCGACATCCGGCGGACCATGACCGACGCCGGTTACCTGCGGTCGGACTACGAGCTGGTGCTCATGTCGTACCCGAGCCCGGGCAGCCCGGACGTGGAGGACAACCCGAACTTCCCCGGCTGGTACGCCGGCGGCTGCCTGCTCTACCTGGCCGACGCGGCGTTCGCCCGGAACAAGGCGGTGCCGCTGTTCGAGACGGCCATCCGGGCGGCGGCCACCAACACCGGCACCCGCTACCTGGACGCCAGCCGGCTCTTCCACGGGCACGAGGTGTGCACCGACAACACCTCGGTCCGCGGCCTCTACATCGAGGTCGGCATCTGGGACGAGAACGCGGCCCGGCAGTCGTTCCACCCGAACTACCGGGGGCACGGCATGTTCGCCCAGTGCATCACCCAGTTCTGGAATTCCGGCCAGCAGCGGGCCACCTGCGTCGACCCGGCCAGCACCGGCGGCGGCGTGCTCTACCCGGGGCTGTTCGAGTTCAAGCAGCTACGTAACGTCGCCACCGGCACCTGCGTGGACGGCAAGGGCTACGACTCGCGCAACGGCACCCCGCAGCAGTCGTACGGCTGCCACGGTGGTCGCAACCAGGGCTTCTGGTACGACCCGACGCGGCAGTCGCTGCACTCCGAACTCTCCCACGACCGCTGCCTGGACGTGGCCGGCGGCACCCTGAGCGCCGGCACCGCTGTCAACATCTACGACTGCCACGGCGGCGCCAACCAGAAGTTCGTGCTGGCCGGCAACCAGCTCAAGGTGGCCGGCAACACCAACCTCTGCCTGGCGTTCGACAGCCCGTGGCTGGGCAGCCCCCGGCTGCGGCTGGCCACCTGCTCGACGAGCACCCGGCAGCAGTGGTCGTTCGAGTCCCGCAACTTCGCCAACCCGGTCGGCTACGGCCACGACGACTTCATCGGCTCTCGGGTGTACTGA
- a CDS encoding NAD(P)H-quinone oxidoreductase, translating to MRAITIPEPGGPEALVWSEVPDPEPGPGEVVVDVRASAVNRADLLQRQGHYPPPPGASAYPGLECAGVIGALGPDVTGWRVGQEVCALLAGGGYAERVAVPAGQLLPVPAGVDPVDAAALPEVACTVWSNVVRLAGLGAGETLLVHGGGSGIGTFAIQLGAALGATVVATARKTKHRVLRELGAAHTVDYREQDFVEEVRRVTEGRGADVILDIMGASYLGRNVAALATGGRLVVIGMQGGRKGELDLGALLAKRGTVAATALRSRPVAEKAEIVRGVREQVWPLIEAGRIRPIVDRRLPMSRAAEAHQLCETSEHVGKVLLTTG from the coding sequence ATGCGCGCGATCACGATCCCGGAACCCGGTGGACCCGAGGCACTGGTCTGGAGCGAGGTTCCCGACCCCGAGCCCGGCCCGGGCGAGGTGGTGGTGGACGTGCGGGCCAGCGCGGTCAACCGGGCGGACCTGCTGCAACGGCAGGGGCACTACCCACCGCCGCCGGGCGCGTCCGCGTACCCGGGGCTGGAGTGCGCCGGGGTGATCGGCGCGCTCGGTCCCGACGTGACCGGGTGGCGGGTCGGCCAGGAGGTCTGCGCCCTGCTGGCCGGCGGCGGGTACGCGGAGCGGGTCGCCGTGCCGGCCGGCCAGCTGCTGCCGGTGCCGGCCGGGGTCGACCCGGTCGACGCCGCCGCGCTGCCCGAGGTGGCCTGCACGGTCTGGTCGAACGTGGTGCGGCTGGCCGGGCTCGGCGCGGGCGAGACGCTGTTGGTGCACGGCGGCGGCAGCGGGATCGGCACCTTCGCCATCCAGCTCGGGGCGGCGCTGGGTGCCACCGTGGTGGCCACCGCCCGGAAGACCAAGCACCGGGTGCTGCGCGAGCTGGGCGCCGCGCACACCGTGGACTACCGGGAGCAGGACTTCGTCGAGGAGGTCCGGCGGGTCACCGAGGGCCGGGGCGCGGACGTCATCCTCGACATCATGGGCGCCTCCTACCTGGGCCGGAACGTGGCGGCGCTGGCCACCGGCGGCCGGCTGGTGGTGATCGGCATGCAGGGCGGGCGCAAGGGCGAACTGGACCTCGGCGCGTTGCTGGCCAAGCGGGGCACGGTGGCGGCGACGGCGCTGCGGTCCCGGCCGGTCGCGGAGAAGGCGGAGATCGTCCGCGGGGTCCGCGAACAGGTCTGGCCGCTGATCGAGGCGGGCCGGATCCGGCCGATCGTGGACCGCCGGCTGCCGATGAGCCGGGCCGCCGAGGCGCACCAGCTCTGCGAGACCAGCGAGCACGTGGGCAAGGTCCTGCTCACCACGGGATGA
- a CDS encoding transketolase family protein translates to MRDSFVDTTTALLAEDPRTALVLADISAAAFAPAARRHPDRVLNVGIREQLMVGVAGGLALTGLRAIVHSYAPFLVERAYEQLKLDLDHQGASAVLVSVGASYDRAAAGRTHLAPADVSLIDTLHDWTVHVPGHPGEVPALLRAAVAAEGSAYLRLSTLHNDRPRPGDGTLDLVRDAGPGAPLLVAVGPVLDAALAAVADLGVSVAYTHRPRPFDVAGLRALAGTEVILVEPYLAGTSARVVSAALADRPHRLLTLGVARQELRRYGSAEDHTRWHGLDAAGLRRSVSEFLAPALTPAGR, encoded by the coding sequence ATGCGGGACAGCTTCGTCGACACCACCACCGCGCTGCTGGCCGAGGATCCGCGTACCGCGCTGGTGCTCGCCGACATCTCCGCCGCCGCGTTCGCCCCGGCCGCCCGGCGGCACCCGGACCGGGTGCTCAACGTCGGGATCCGGGAACAACTGATGGTCGGCGTGGCCGGCGGGCTCGCGCTGACCGGGCTGCGGGCGATCGTGCACAGCTACGCGCCGTTCCTCGTCGAGCGGGCGTACGAGCAGCTCAAGCTGGACCTGGACCACCAGGGGGCGAGCGCCGTGCTGGTCAGCGTCGGCGCGTCGTACGACCGGGCGGCCGCCGGGCGCACCCACCTCGCCCCGGCCGACGTGTCGCTGATCGACACGCTGCACGACTGGACCGTGCACGTTCCCGGGCACCCGGGCGAGGTGCCGGCACTGCTGCGGGCCGCGGTGGCCGCCGAGGGCTCGGCGTACCTGCGCCTCTCCACGCTGCACAACGACCGGCCGCGCCCCGGCGACGGCACGCTCGACCTGGTCCGGGACGCCGGCCCCGGCGCGCCGCTGCTGGTAGCGGTCGGGCCGGTGCTGGACGCCGCGCTCGCCGCGGTGGCGGACCTGGGGGTCTCGGTGGCCTACACCCACCGACCCCGGCCGTTCGACGTCGCGGGGCTGCGGGCGCTGGCCGGCACCGAGGTGATCCTGGTCGAGCCCTACCTGGCCGGGACGTCGGCCCGGGTGGTGTCGGCGGCGCTGGCCGACCGGCCGCACCGGCTGCTGACGCTCGGGGTGGCTCGGCAGGAGCTGCGCCGCTACGGCTCGGCCGAGGACCACACCCGCTGGCACGGGCTGGATGCGGCGGGGCTGCGCCGCTCGGTGAGCGAGTTCCTGGCGCCGGCGCTCACGCCGGCCGGCCGCTGA
- a CDS encoding thiolase family protein, whose amino-acid sequence MSDAVIVGAVRTPVGRRKGSLATVHPVDLSAHVLRALAERTGIDPGQVDDVVWGCVSQVGEQSWNIARNGVLAAGWPESVPGTTLDRQCGSSQQALHFAAATVLSGQADLVVAGGVESMTRVPMGSSVAGGMPFSDQVRDRYRGVEGFADESPLPFNQGVGAELIAQRWRFSRTQLDEYALASHEKAAAAQDAGAFDAELAPVALADGGKFAADEGIRRDTSLAKLGELATPFRPDGVVTAGSASQISDGAAALAVTTSEWASRHGLRPLARIHTAVVAADDPVTMLTAPIPATAKALRRAGLGIEEIGVYEVNEAFAPVPLAWLAETEADPERLNPRGGAIALGHPLGASGARIMTTMLAHMRDNGIRYGLQTMCEGGGMANATIVELL is encoded by the coding sequence ATGAGTGACGCGGTTATCGTCGGCGCCGTACGCACCCCGGTGGGGCGACGCAAGGGCAGCCTGGCCACGGTGCACCCGGTGGACCTGTCGGCGCACGTGCTGCGCGCCCTGGCCGAGCGCACCGGCATCGACCCGGGGCAGGTCGACGACGTGGTCTGGGGCTGTGTGTCGCAGGTCGGCGAGCAGTCGTGGAACATCGCCCGCAACGGCGTGCTGGCCGCCGGCTGGCCCGAGTCGGTGCCCGGCACCACGCTCGACCGGCAGTGCGGCTCCAGCCAGCAGGCGTTGCACTTCGCCGCCGCCACCGTGCTCTCCGGCCAGGCCGACCTGGTGGTCGCCGGTGGCGTGGAGTCGATGACCCGGGTGCCGATGGGCTCCAGCGTGGCCGGCGGGATGCCCTTCAGCGACCAGGTGCGCGACCGCTACCGGGGCGTGGAGGGCTTCGCCGACGAGTCCCCGCTGCCGTTCAACCAGGGCGTCGGGGCCGAGCTGATCGCCCAGCGCTGGCGCTTCTCCCGCACCCAGCTCGACGAGTACGCGCTGGCCAGCCACGAGAAGGCGGCCGCCGCGCAGGACGCCGGCGCGTTCGACGCCGAACTCGCCCCGGTGGCGCTGGCCGACGGCGGCAAGTTCGCCGCCGACGAGGGCATCCGGCGGGACACCTCGCTGGCCAAGCTCGGCGAGCTGGCCACCCCGTTCCGGCCCGACGGTGTGGTCACCGCCGGCTCCGCCTCGCAGATCTCCGACGGCGCGGCGGCGCTCGCCGTCACCACCTCCGAGTGGGCCAGCCGGCACGGCCTGCGCCCGCTGGCCCGGATCCACACCGCCGTGGTCGCCGCCGACGACCCGGTCACCATGCTCACCGCGCCGATCCCGGCCACCGCGAAGGCGCTGCGCCGCGCCGGGCTGGGCATCGAGGAGATCGGGGTGTACGAGGTGAACGAGGCGTTCGCCCCGGTGCCGCTGGCCTGGCTGGCGGAGACCGAGGCGGACCCGGAGCGGCTGAACCCGCGCGGCGGCGCGATCGCGTTGGGTCACCCGCTGGGCGCGTCCGGCGCCCGGATCATGACCACGATGCTCGCCCACATGCGCGACAACGGCATCCGCTACGGCCTGCAGACGATGTGCGAGGGCGGCGGCATGGCCAACGCCACCATCGTCGAGCTGCTCTGA
- a CDS encoding AAA family ATPase, whose translation MIDAVWQSPTVVLITGIMAAGKSTVAEGLARRLPRAVHLRGDVFRRMVVSGRAEMTAEPSDEAYRQLRLRYDLAAAAADRYAAAGFTVVLQDIVIGADLPAMVDRIRHRPLAVVVLAPRPEVVAARERDRPKQGYGDWPVADLDADLRTRTPRIGLWLDTSAQTPEQTVDEILARAWTDGRVG comes from the coding sequence ATGATCGACGCCGTGTGGCAGAGCCCGACCGTCGTGCTGATCACCGGAATCATGGCCGCCGGCAAGTCCACTGTGGCCGAGGGCCTGGCCCGCCGGCTGCCCCGCGCGGTGCACCTGCGCGGCGACGTCTTCCGTCGGATGGTGGTCAGCGGCCGGGCGGAGATGACCGCCGAGCCGTCCGACGAGGCGTACCGGCAGTTGCGGCTGCGCTACGACCTGGCCGCCGCGGCGGCCGACCGCTACGCCGCCGCCGGCTTCACCGTGGTGCTCCAGGACATCGTGATCGGCGCCGACCTGCCGGCCATGGTCGACCGGATCCGGCACCGGCCGCTGGCCGTCGTGGTGCTCGCGCCCCGGCCGGAGGTGGTCGCCGCCCGCGAGCGGGACCGCCCCAAGCAGGGGTACGGGGACTGGCCGGTCGCCGACCTCGACGCCGACCTGCGGACGCGGACGCCTCGGATCGGGCTCTGGCTGGACACCTCGGCGCAGACCCCGGAGCAGACGGTGGACGAGATCCTGGCCCGGGCGTGGACCGACGGTCGGGTGGGGTAG
- a CDS encoding transketolase: MTTMTASTGRAGAPPGPRLPAPVAPLLDRIRAGREFGANVYSTVDVLWVLYDRILRITPATVDDPERDRFLLSKGHAVAGYYAVLAAKGFVPLDWLDDQGGPASRLGDHPDRLLVPGVEIGSGSLGHGLGLGVGTALGLRAQGLLTPRVYVLLGDAELDEGSNHEAIAYAGATGLANLTAVVVDNSSATHGWPGGAAARFTVNGWTAATVDGRDHDALHTALTGQDNHRPHVVVAVVDSGE; this comes from the coding sequence ATGACCACGATGACCGCCAGTACGGGCCGGGCCGGCGCCCCGCCCGGGCCACGGCTCCCCGCGCCGGTGGCGCCGCTGCTCGACCGGATCCGGGCCGGCCGGGAGTTCGGCGCCAACGTCTACTCCACCGTCGACGTGCTCTGGGTGCTCTACGACCGGATCCTCCGGATCACCCCGGCCACCGTCGACGACCCGGAACGGGACCGCTTCCTGCTCTCCAAGGGCCACGCCGTGGCCGGTTACTACGCGGTGCTCGCCGCCAAGGGCTTCGTCCCGCTCGACTGGCTCGACGACCAGGGCGGGCCGGCCAGCCGGCTCGGCGACCATCCGGACCGGCTGCTGGTGCCCGGCGTGGAGATCGGCTCCGGTTCGCTCGGTCACGGCCTCGGGCTCGGCGTGGGCACCGCGCTCGGGCTGCGCGCCCAGGGCCTGCTCACGCCCCGGGTCTACGTGCTGCTCGGCGACGCGGAACTGGACGAGGGCTCCAACCACGAGGCGATCGCGTACGCCGGGGCGACCGGGCTGGCGAACCTGACCGCCGTCGTGGTGGACAACTCCTCGGCCACCCACGGGTGGCCGGGCGGCGCGGCGGCCCGGTTCACCGTGAACGGCTGGACCGCCGCCACCGTCGACGGACGCGACCACGACGCCCTGCACACCGCCCTGACCGGGCAGGACAACCACCGGCCGCACGTCGTCGTCGCGGTCGTCGACTCCGGGGAGTGA
- a CDS encoding sensor histidine kinase yields MAEPTLALPVVGPPPVPPRRRFGRTLTARAVLVTCAVALVSVLVTAIVAVPLAVRGVERRDQEALAAQARLAAEVLRPRLMTGRTADEERLLRQLRVQGIDAYLIRRGAPDRAGLPPRVVQRIAEGRNVSTRRPVGGRRTLVEGRALPGGNGVVLTRRVSAPWRQVLPSLWLPLLAGLGAGVVAGLLLARLLARPVRRAAEAAARLRAGDRTVRVPVEPPDETADLAYALNGLAAALATSEGRQREFLLSVSHELRTPLTAIRGYAEALADGVIPPNDTADTGRTLLAEAEHLDRLVSDLLALARLEAADFPLEPAPVDLTRLAADAERTWAGRCAAVGVPFRVEMPDRPVPAYTDPGRIRQVVDGLLENALRVVPPGAPVVLAVRPAGADPAAGGVVEVRDGGPGFTDDDLAVAFERGALHQRYRGVRKVGSGLGLALAAGLVRRLGGEIVAGHAPEGGAAFTVRLPPDPYPARTSA; encoded by the coding sequence ATGGCTGAGCCGACCCTCGCGCTGCCGGTGGTCGGCCCGCCGCCGGTCCCGCCGCGCCGCCGGTTCGGCCGTACGCTGACCGCCCGCGCGGTGCTGGTCACCTGTGCGGTCGCCCTGGTCTCGGTGCTGGTCACCGCGATCGTCGCGGTGCCGCTGGCGGTGCGCGGGGTCGAGCGGCGGGACCAGGAGGCGCTGGCCGCCCAGGCCCGGCTGGCCGCCGAGGTGCTGCGCCCCCGGCTGATGACCGGTCGCACCGCCGACGAGGAGCGGCTGCTGCGCCAGCTGCGTGTGCAGGGCATCGACGCGTACCTGATCCGGCGGGGCGCGCCGGACCGGGCTGGGCTGCCGCCCCGGGTGGTGCAGCGGATCGCCGAGGGGCGCAACGTCTCGACCCGCCGGCCGGTCGGCGGGCGCCGCACGCTGGTCGAGGGGCGCGCGCTGCCCGGCGGCAACGGGGTGGTGCTGACCCGCCGGGTCAGCGCCCCGTGGCGGCAGGTGCTGCCCAGCCTCTGGCTTCCACTGCTCGCCGGGCTCGGCGCCGGAGTGGTCGCCGGGTTGCTGCTGGCCCGCCTGCTGGCCCGGCCGGTCCGGCGGGCCGCCGAGGCCGCCGCGCGGCTGCGTGCCGGGGACCGGACGGTACGGGTGCCGGTGGAGCCGCCGGACGAGACGGCCGACCTGGCGTACGCGCTGAACGGGCTGGCCGCCGCGCTGGCCACCAGCGAGGGCCGGCAGCGGGAGTTCCTGCTCTCCGTCTCGCACGAGCTGCGCACCCCGCTGACCGCGATCCGCGGCTACGCCGAGGCGCTCGCCGACGGCGTGATTCCGCCAAACGACACGGCCGACACCGGGCGGACCCTGCTCGCCGAGGCGGAACACCTGGACCGCCTGGTCAGCGACCTGCTGGCGCTGGCCCGGCTGGAGGCGGCCGACTTTCCGCTGGAACCCGCGCCGGTCGATCTGACCCGGCTGGCCGCCGACGCGGAGCGGACCTGGGCCGGCCGCTGCGCCGCGGTCGGGGTCCCCTTCCGGGTGGAGATGCCGGACCGGCCGGTGCCCGCGTACACCGACCCGGGCCGGATCCGGCAGGTGGTCGACGGACTGCTGGAGAACGCGCTGCGGGTCGTACCGCCGGGGGCGCCGGTGGTGCTCGCGGTCCGCCCGGCGGGCGCGGACCCGGCCGCCGGCGGGGTGGTCGAGGTCCGCGACGGCGGGCCCGGCTTCACCGACGACGACCTGGCGGTGGCCTTCGAGCGCGGCGCGCTGCACCAGCGGTACCGCGGCGTGCGCAAGGTGGGCAGCGGGCTGGGGCTGGCGCTCGCCGCCGGCCTGGTCCGCCGGCTCGGCGGGGAGATCGTGGCGGGGCACGCCCCGGAGGGCGGGGCGGCCTTCACCGTCCGGTTGCCGCCGGATCCTTACCCGGCTCGAACATCGGCCTGA
- a CDS encoding PH domain-containing protein gives MPAESSGQWRVPAALPVLKATGALALVALGLLLAEGDPVQLVLAGSAAAGLLGWALRDVVAPVRLAVDPEGLTVIEGWAGRRRLPWATVESITVERRGRLGLANEVLEIDAGESLHLFGRSDLGAEPAEVAEALHAARPAD, from the coding sequence ATGCCAGCAGAGTCGTCCGGGCAGTGGCGGGTGCCCGCCGCACTGCCGGTGCTGAAGGCCACCGGCGCCCTCGCGCTGGTGGCGCTCGGGCTGCTTCTCGCCGAGGGAGATCCGGTTCAACTGGTGCTCGCCGGGTCGGCCGCGGCCGGACTGCTCGGCTGGGCGCTGCGCGACGTGGTCGCCCCGGTCCGGCTGGCCGTCGACCCGGAGGGCCTCACGGTGATCGAGGGCTGGGCCGGGCGGCGCCGGCTGCCCTGGGCCACGGTGGAGTCGATCACCGTGGAGCGGCGGGGCCGGCTGGGCCTGGCCAACGAGGTGCTGGAGATCGACGCGGGCGAGTCGCTGCACCTGTTTGGGCGCTCCGACCTGGGCGCCGAGCCGGCCGAGGTGGCCGAGGCGCTGCACGCCGCCCGCCCGGCGGACTGA
- the soxR gene encoding redox-sensitive transcriptional activator SoxR: MHESLTIGQLSDRSGVAPSALRYYERLGLIRAERTGGNQRRYARGELRRVAFIRISQQVGISLDEIRAALESLPASRTPTADDWSRLSIVWRERLDEKIRLLTKLRDDLDSCIGCGCLSLQRCTLSNPSDALAGEGPGPRLMLPRPAADPAPA, from the coding sequence ATGCACGAGTCTCTGACCATCGGCCAGCTCTCCGACCGCAGCGGGGTGGCGCCCTCGGCGTTGCGCTACTACGAGCGGCTCGGGCTGATCCGGGCCGAACGCACCGGCGGCAACCAGCGCCGATACGCCCGCGGCGAGCTGCGCCGGGTGGCCTTCATCCGGATCTCCCAGCAGGTCGGCATCTCGCTGGACGAGATCCGGGCCGCGCTGGAGTCGCTGCCCGCCTCGCGTACGCCCACCGCTGACGACTGGTCGCGGCTCTCCATCGTCTGGCGGGAGCGGCTGGACGAGAAGATCCGGCTGCTGACCAAGCTCCGCGACGACCTGGACAGCTGCATCGGCTGCGGCTGCCTGTCGTTGCAGCGCTGCACCCTCAGCAACCCCAGCGACGCCCTGGCCGGTGAGGGCCCGGGCCCGCGCCTGATGCTGCCCCGCCCGGCCGCCGACCCGGCCCCGGCCTGA
- a CDS encoding response regulator transcription factor: protein MTVDAQPRGLVLVVEDEPAIADLVRLYLSRDGFGVHLERDGAAGLAAARRLRPVACVLDIALPGLTGTEVCRRLREAGDWTPVIFLTARDDEVDRVVGLELGADDYVTKPFSPRELVARVRAVLRRTAGPPEADRPRVVGQVTLDPVRRTVAVAGAPVQLTTTEFDLLAHLMARPGRVFTREELLAAVWGYAAHAGTRTVDVHVAQVRAKLGGASVIRTHRGVGYAADG, encoded by the coding sequence GTGACCGTCGACGCCCAGCCGCGCGGGCTCGTCCTCGTGGTCGAGGACGAGCCGGCCATCGCCGACCTGGTCCGGCTCTACCTCAGCCGGGACGGGTTCGGCGTGCACCTGGAGCGGGACGGGGCGGCCGGGCTGGCCGCCGCCCGCCGGCTGCGCCCGGTGGCCTGCGTGCTCGACATCGCGCTGCCCGGCCTGACCGGCACCGAGGTCTGCCGGCGGCTGCGCGAGGCCGGCGACTGGACGCCGGTCATCTTCCTCACCGCCCGCGACGACGAGGTCGACCGGGTCGTCGGCCTGGAACTGGGCGCGGACGACTACGTCACCAAGCCGTTCAGCCCGCGCGAACTGGTCGCCCGGGTGCGGGCGGTGCTGCGCCGCACGGCCGGACCGCCCGAGGCGGACCGGCCCCGGGTGGTCGGCCAGGTCACCCTCGACCCGGTCCGCCGGACGGTGGCCGTCGCGGGCGCCCCGGTCCAGCTGACCACCACCGAGTTCGACCTGCTCGCCCACCTGATGGCCCGGCCCGGCCGGGTGTTCACCCGGGAGGAGCTGCTGGCCGCGGTCTGGGGCTACGCGGCGCACGCCGGCACCCGGACCGTCGACGTGCACGTGGCGCAGGTCCGGGCGAAGCTCGGCGGGGCCAGCGTGATCCGTACCCACCGGGGCGTGGGGTACGCCGCCGATGGCTGA
- a CDS encoding glycosyltransferase family 2 protein produces MKLSILMPVYNEEERIADALKQALAVDYPCEIELVVVDDGSRDGTGEILGRADDARLRVVTHPRNAGKGAAIKTAVDNAEGDYMVILDADLEYDPQDIPKLLDPVLDGRATVVYGNRTFGSHSAYSFWYVMGNKGVTMAANVLFNSYIGDLETCFKLMPVALYRSLDIRSRGFGMEAEVTGKLLRRRIRPYEVPISYRARGREEGKKITWKDGVEALWILGRERTRRRPAGTPPR; encoded by the coding sequence GTGAAGCTCTCGATCCTCATGCCGGTCTACAACGAGGAAGAACGCATCGCGGATGCCCTGAAGCAGGCATTGGCGGTCGATTACCCGTGCGAGATCGAGCTGGTCGTGGTCGACGACGGCAGTCGGGACGGCACCGGTGAGATCCTCGGCCGCGCCGACGACGCGCGGCTGCGGGTCGTCACCCACCCACGTAACGCGGGCAAGGGCGCGGCCATCAAGACGGCGGTGGACAACGCCGAGGGCGACTACATGGTGATCCTGGACGCGGATCTGGAGTACGACCCGCAGGACATCCCCAAGCTGCTCGACCCGGTGCTCGACGGTCGGGCGACGGTGGTCTACGGCAATCGCACCTTCGGCAGCCACAGCGCCTACAGCTTCTGGTACGTGATGGGCAACAAGGGCGTCACGATGGCGGCGAACGTGTTGTTCAACTCCTACATCGGCGACCTGGAGACCTGTTTCAAGTTGATGCCGGTGGCGCTCTACCGCTCGCTCGACATCCGCTCCCGGGGCTTCGGGATGGAGGCCGAGGTGACCGGCAAGCTGCTGCGCCGCCGGATCCGGCCGTACGAGGTGCCGATCAGCTACCGGGCCCGGGGCCGCGAGGAGGGCAAGAAGATCACCTGGAAGGACGGGGTCGAGGCGCTCTGGATCCTCGGCCGCGAGCGCACCCGCCGCCGCCCCGCCGGCACCCCGCCCCGCTGA
- a CDS encoding DUF1906 domain-containing protein: MTPTAIRPSLRRTARRLLAVAAVATLLASAAVVDRPAPAAAAGYTGPHPGTFTGLGFDTCAAPSNTAMKAWLQSPYRAVGIYIGGVNRGCAQANLTKAWVSTQQAAGWRFFPLYVGLQAPCSSYQRRIDPARAAVQGREAADDAATSARNLGLAARSTIILDLERYPAGNVACTGAVDTFVSAWTGRLHEHGFLAGLYTSVESAGLADQVAAYARPGYARPDLIDFARWDGVQTVSDEAIPASYWPRRRMKQYRGDHHETWGGVRINIDSNYLELEQPAYAVRTAQPQLRRYGSLSGTLRRLTPAR, from the coding sequence TTGACGCCCACCGCCATCCGGCCGTCCCTGCGCCGTACCGCCCGACGGCTCCTCGCCGTGGCCGCGGTCGCCACGCTCCTCGCCAGTGCCGCCGTGGTCGACCGGCCGGCTCCGGCGGCCGCCGCCGGCTACACCGGTCCGCACCCGGGCACCTTCACCGGCCTGGGCTTCGACACCTGCGCGGCACCGTCGAACACGGCGATGAAGGCGTGGCTCCAGTCGCCGTACCGGGCGGTGGGCATCTACATCGGCGGGGTCAACCGGGGCTGCGCGCAGGCCAACCTGACGAAGGCATGGGTCAGCACCCAGCAGGCCGCCGGCTGGCGGTTCTTCCCGCTCTACGTCGGACTCCAGGCACCCTGCTCCAGCTACCAGCGTCGGATCGACCCGGCTCGGGCCGCGGTCCAGGGCCGCGAGGCGGCCGACGACGCGGCGACCAGCGCGCGGAACCTGGGGCTCGCCGCGCGGAGCACGATCATCCTGGATCTGGAGCGCTACCCGGCCGGCAACGTCGCGTGCACCGGCGCGGTCGACACCTTCGTGAGTGCCTGGACCGGCCGGCTGCACGAGCACGGTTTCCTGGCCGGCCTGTACACCTCGGTCGAGTCCGCCGGGCTCGCCGACCAGGTGGCCGCCTACGCGCGGCCCGGCTACGCCCGCCCCGACCTGATCGACTTCGCCCGCTGGGACGGCGTCCAGACGGTGTCGGACGAGGCCATCCCGGCGTCCTACTGGCCGAGGCGCCGGATGAAGCAGTACCGGGGCGACCACCATGAGACCTGGGGCGGGGTCCGGATCAACATCGACAGCAACTACCTGGAGCTCGAACAGCCGGCGTACGCGGTCCGTACGGCACAGCCGCAGCTGCGCAGGTACGGCAGCCTGTCCGGGACGCTCCGCCGGCTGACGCCGGCCCGGTGA